The following coding sequences lie in one Steroidobacter denitrificans genomic window:
- the ftsY gene encoding signal recognition particle-docking protein FtsY translates to MLGFFKKSKSDSTPSKSPPHPQTAVSRPGLFKRLREKLNRGDSWLTYDLANLLPGGRIDETVLEELEMRLITADVGVETTEKILADLRGKVARQELGDLDALIAALRTSLLDILQPRARPLKIDADLAPFAILVVGVNGAGKTTTIGKLAHHFKAQGMKVILAAGDTFRAAAVEQLQAWGRRNDVTVIAQSTGADPAAVAFDAMQAAQARGFDVLLADTAGRLHTQSNLMDELRKVKRVMGRIDAGAPHEILLVLDASQGQNALQQARLFNAALGVTGIVLTKLDGTAKGGIVFAIASELDIPIRYIGIGEAAEDFAEFDAPAFVDAVLKKD, encoded by the coding sequence ATGCTCGGCTTCTTCAAAAAATCCAAATCTGACTCCACTCCCTCGAAGTCCCCTCCCCACCCGCAAACGGCGGTGAGCAGACCGGGCTTGTTCAAGCGTCTACGCGAAAAACTCAATCGCGGCGATTCCTGGCTGACCTACGATCTAGCGAACCTGCTGCCCGGCGGACGCATCGATGAAACCGTGCTCGAGGAGCTGGAAATGCGGCTGATCACGGCCGATGTGGGTGTGGAAACGACCGAAAAGATCCTTGCAGACCTGCGCGGCAAAGTGGCGCGCCAGGAACTCGGCGATCTCGATGCGCTCATCGCCGCCCTGCGCACCAGCCTGCTGGACATACTCCAGCCTCGCGCCCGGCCGCTGAAAATCGACGCCGACCTCGCACCATTTGCGATTCTGGTCGTGGGCGTCAACGGCGCCGGCAAAACCACTACGATCGGCAAACTCGCCCATCATTTCAAGGCGCAAGGCATGAAGGTCATACTGGCCGCGGGTGACACCTTTCGCGCCGCCGCGGTGGAACAGTTGCAGGCCTGGGGTCGGCGCAACGATGTGACGGTGATCGCGCAAAGCACCGGTGCCGATCCGGCGGCAGTCGCCTTCGATGCCATGCAGGCCGCCCAGGCCCGCGGTTTCGACGTATTGCTGGCCGACACGGCCGGCCGTCTGCATACCCAGTCCAACCTGATGGACGAATTGCGCAAGGTGAAGCGTGTAATGGGCCGCATCGATGCCGGCGCTCCCCATGAAATCCTGCTGGTACTCGACGCCAGCCAGGGACAGAACGCTCTGCAGCAGGCACGCCTGTTCAATGCAGCCCTGGGCGTCACCGGCATCGTGCTCACCAAACTCGACGGCACCGCAAAAGGCGGCATCGTCTTCGCGATCGCCAGCGAGTTGGACATTCCGATCCGCTATATCGGTATCGGCGAGGCCGCCGAGGATTTCGCGGAATTCGATGCGCCGGCCTTCGTCGATGCGGTACTCAAGAAGGACTGA
- the rsmD gene encoding 16S rRNA (guanine(966)-N(2))-methyltransferase RsmD: protein MVHPTLKRGAERAGSRKAGSTVDEKKTTRRVPGAQRQAVKEAYQLRIIGGRWRGRRLDFPAIQVIRPSPDRVRETLFNWLQPHIVGASCLDLFAGSGALGFEALSRGAAHVCFVDREVRIGRYLRDTLQGLECTQASVHVENAGRFLRRAPRPFDIVFLDPPFESAALPEVCGLLMQGWLAPQAWIYIECAEGTPLLPPPSWQMYRSRRAGQVSYHLLRTGLPRTGRISNSREVTS, encoded by the coding sequence ATGGTACATCCGACTCTCAAGAGAGGCGCCGAAAGAGCCGGTAGCCGCAAGGCCGGCAGTACGGTGGATGAAAAAAAAACCACGCGTCGCGTTCCCGGCGCGCAGCGGCAGGCCGTCAAGGAGGCGTATCAATTACGCATCATCGGCGGCCGCTGGCGCGGCCGGCGCCTGGACTTCCCGGCGATCCAGGTCATCCGTCCATCGCCCGACCGGGTGCGCGAAACCTTGTTCAACTGGCTGCAGCCTCATATTGTGGGTGCGTCCTGTCTGGATCTGTTCGCCGGCAGCGGCGCCCTGGGTTTCGAGGCGCTATCGCGAGGTGCGGCGCACGTGTGTTTCGTCGATCGCGAGGTGCGCATCGGGCGATATCTACGCGATACCTTGCAAGGACTGGAGTGCACACAGGCTTCGGTCCATGTGGAAAATGCCGGTCGTTTTCTGCGGCGTGCACCGCGGCCCTTCGATATCGTGTTCCTGGACCCGCCATTCGAATCGGCAGCCTTGCCGGAGGTGTGCGGCCTGCTGATGCAGGGCTGGCTGGCACCGCAGGCCTGGATCTACATCGAATGTGCGGAGGGTACGCCCTTGCTGCCACCGCCTTCCTGGCAGATGTATCGCAGCCGGCGCGCCGGTCAAGTCAGCTATCATTTACTGCGAACGGGCCTGCCGCGAACGGGCCGGATTTCCAACTCTCGCGAGGTTACGTCATGA
- the coaD gene encoding pantetheine-phosphate adenylyltransferase encodes MTGAMYPGTFDPITNGHYDLVRRASGIFDRVVVAIAANPGKAPLFSLDERVQLVSEVLADLPNVQITGYTGLTVDFARQHNLGVVVRGLRAVSDFEFEFQLATMSRHLTNQVDYVFLTPAPQFNFISSTLVREIASLGGDVAQFVHPSVEAALRRAWAARRVER; translated from the coding sequence ATGACCGGCGCCATGTACCCAGGCACCTTCGATCCCATCACCAACGGCCATTACGACTTGGTGCGGCGTGCAAGCGGGATTTTCGATCGGGTAGTCGTCGCGATAGCTGCGAATCCGGGCAAGGCGCCCTTGTTTTCCCTGGATGAACGCGTGCAACTGGTGAGCGAAGTGCTGGCCGACCTGCCGAACGTGCAGATCACTGGATATACGGGATTGACGGTCGACTTTGCTCGTCAGCACAACCTCGGTGTGGTCGTGCGGGGGCTGCGGGCCGTGTCCGATTTCGAATTCGAATTTCAGCTCGCGACCATGAGCCGGCATCTTACCAACCAGGTGGACTATGTCTTTTTGACGCCGGCGCCGCAGTTCAATTTCATTTCCTCGACGTTGGTGCGGGAAATCGCCAGTTTAGGCGGAGATGTCGCCCAATTTGTGCATCCGAGCGTGGAGGCCGCCCTGCGGCGCGCCTGGGCGGCGCGCCGCGTCGAGCGCTAG